In Amphiprion ocellaris isolate individual 3 ecotype Okinawa chromosome 3, ASM2253959v1, whole genome shotgun sequence, one genomic interval encodes:
- the arpin gene encoding arpin isoform X2, with product MFPADLPDVDETHLTSASGLYLSAVESEPETNKWFYSGHTSKVEIKAANIRQLQLFEDDQNPCVLLGLHPPDDPAQVVAVYLHDRWWSLDDALQTCSKSRNGLMSVESMAERVMVFLLSRLLDKPSAGEDLFRLHPRTESCKLLWRDGQALGFYSVKHKGSLCDTWSSCCYLLPVLDTLLVRRSCRRRGFGLQMVQDFCSMFPTEEFLGISSPLSASMVAVVKRFLQQHEEHRERLYEVEAPGGWTQRRNIWLNIQLGRYSIGPEEEESPTSAETRKNEPDESSQKQRSGSDHRARTASRAAEHTDQPDQRVPKGTQNQP from the exons ATGTTTCCTGCCGACCTGCCAGATGTGGATGAAACTCATCTCACATCTGCTTCTGGGCTCTACCTGTCAGCTGTGGAGTCAGAACCAGAAACCAACAAGTGGTTCTACTCAGGACACACCTCAAAG GTGGAGATAAAAGCAGCTAATATCAggcagctgcagctgtttgagGACGACCAGAATCCCTGTGTTCTACTGGGGCTTCATCCACCTGATGATCCAGCACAAG TGGTGGCTGTTTACCTGCACGACAGGTGGTGGAGTTTGGACGACGCCCTGCAGACGTGCAGTAAATCCAGGAACGGCCTGATGTCG GTGGAGTCGATGGCGGAGAGGGTGATGGTGTTTCTGCTCAGTCGGCTGCTGGACAAACCTTCAGCGGGGGAGGATTTGTTCCGGCTTCATCCTCGCACTGAGAGCTGCAAACTGCTGTGGAGGGACGGCCAGGCGCTCGGCTTCTACAGCGTCAAACACAAAG GAAGCCTGTGCGACACCTGGAGCAGCTGCTGTTACCTGCTGCCGGTTCTGGACACTCTGCTGGTccggaggagctgcaggaggagaggaTTCGGCCTCCAGATGGTCCAGGATTTCTGCTCCATGTTCCCCACAGAGGAATTTCTGGGAATCAGTTCTCCGTTATCAGCCAGCATGGTGGCAG tggtCAAGAGGTTCCTGCAGCAGCATGAGGAGCATCGTGAGCGTCTGTACGAGGTCGAAGCTCCAGGAGGTTGGACTCAGCGCCGAAACATCTGGCTCAACATCCAGCTGGGACGCTACTCCATCG GCCCTGAAGAAGAGGAAAGTCCAACATCAGCAGAGACACGAAAGAACGAACCCGACGAATCTTCTCAGAAG CAGAGATCTGGGTCGGACCACAGGGCCAGGACAGCGAGCCGAGCTGCAGAACACACCGATCAGCCGGACCAAAGAGTACCCAAAGGAACCCAGAACCAGCCCTGA
- the arpin gene encoding arpin isoform X3 — protein sequence MFPADLPDVDETHLTSASGLYLSAVESEPETNKWFYSGHTSKVEIKAANIRQLQLFEDDQNPCVLLGLHPPDDPAQVVAVYLHDRWWSLDDALQTCSKSRNGLMSVESMAERVMVFLLSRLLDKPSAGEDLFRLHPRTESCKLLWRDGQALGFYSVKHKGSLCDTWSSCCYLLPVLDTLLVRRSCRRRGFGLQMVQDFCSMFPTEEFLGISSPLSASMVAVVKRFLQQHEEHRERLYEVEAPGGWTQRRNIWLNIQLGRYSIGPEEEESPTSAETRKNEPDESSQKTGQETRLRRLQL from the exons ATGTTTCCTGCCGACCTGCCAGATGTGGATGAAACTCATCTCACATCTGCTTCTGGGCTCTACCTGTCAGCTGTGGAGTCAGAACCAGAAACCAACAAGTGGTTCTACTCAGGACACACCTCAAAG GTGGAGATAAAAGCAGCTAATATCAggcagctgcagctgtttgagGACGACCAGAATCCCTGTGTTCTACTGGGGCTTCATCCACCTGATGATCCAGCACAAG TGGTGGCTGTTTACCTGCACGACAGGTGGTGGAGTTTGGACGACGCCCTGCAGACGTGCAGTAAATCCAGGAACGGCCTGATGTCG GTGGAGTCGATGGCGGAGAGGGTGATGGTGTTTCTGCTCAGTCGGCTGCTGGACAAACCTTCAGCGGGGGAGGATTTGTTCCGGCTTCATCCTCGCACTGAGAGCTGCAAACTGCTGTGGAGGGACGGCCAGGCGCTCGGCTTCTACAGCGTCAAACACAAAG GAAGCCTGTGCGACACCTGGAGCAGCTGCTGTTACCTGCTGCCGGTTCTGGACACTCTGCTGGTccggaggagctgcaggaggagaggaTTCGGCCTCCAGATGGTCCAGGATTTCTGCTCCATGTTCCCCACAGAGGAATTTCTGGGAATCAGTTCTCCGTTATCAGCCAGCATGGTGGCAG tggtCAAGAGGTTCCTGCAGCAGCATGAGGAGCATCGTGAGCGTCTGTACGAGGTCGAAGCTCCAGGAGGTTGGACTCAGCGCCGAAACATCTGGCTCAACATCCAGCTGGGACGCTACTCCATCG GCCCTGAAGAAGAGGAAAGTCCAACATCAGCAGAGACACGAAAGAACGAACCCGACGAATCTTCTCAGAAG
- the arpin gene encoding arpin isoform X1 has protein sequence MFPADLPDVDETHLTSASGLYLSAVESEPETNKWFYSGHTSKVEIKAANIRQLQLFEDDQNPCVLLGLHPPDDPAQVVAVYLHDRWWSLDDALQTCSKSRNGLMSVESMAERVMVFLLSRLLDKPSAGEDLFRLHPRTESCKLLWRDGQALGFYSVKHKGSLCDTWSSCCYLLPVLDTLLVRRSCRRRGFGLQMVQDFCSMFPTEEFLGISSPLSASMVAVVKRFLQQHEEHRERLYEVEAPGGWTQRRNIWLNIQLGRYSIGPEEEESPTSAETRKNEPDESSQKFFPSHCLSEIHELFRFRWVEPGQSSPGGLVPGSTGSHY, from the exons ATGTTTCCTGCCGACCTGCCAGATGTGGATGAAACTCATCTCACATCTGCTTCTGGGCTCTACCTGTCAGCTGTGGAGTCAGAACCAGAAACCAACAAGTGGTTCTACTCAGGACACACCTCAAAG GTGGAGATAAAAGCAGCTAATATCAggcagctgcagctgtttgagGACGACCAGAATCCCTGTGTTCTACTGGGGCTTCATCCACCTGATGATCCAGCACAAG TGGTGGCTGTTTACCTGCACGACAGGTGGTGGAGTTTGGACGACGCCCTGCAGACGTGCAGTAAATCCAGGAACGGCCTGATGTCG GTGGAGTCGATGGCGGAGAGGGTGATGGTGTTTCTGCTCAGTCGGCTGCTGGACAAACCTTCAGCGGGGGAGGATTTGTTCCGGCTTCATCCTCGCACTGAGAGCTGCAAACTGCTGTGGAGGGACGGCCAGGCGCTCGGCTTCTACAGCGTCAAACACAAAG GAAGCCTGTGCGACACCTGGAGCAGCTGCTGTTACCTGCTGCCGGTTCTGGACACTCTGCTGGTccggaggagctgcaggaggagaggaTTCGGCCTCCAGATGGTCCAGGATTTCTGCTCCATGTTCCCCACAGAGGAATTTCTGGGAATCAGTTCTCCGTTATCAGCCAGCATGGTGGCAG tggtCAAGAGGTTCCTGCAGCAGCATGAGGAGCATCGTGAGCGTCTGTACGAGGTCGAAGCTCCAGGAGGTTGGACTCAGCGCCGAAACATCTGGCTCAACATCCAGCTGGGACGCTACTCCATCG GCCCTGAAGAAGAGGAAAGTCCAACATCAGCAGAGACACGAAAGAACGAACCCGACGAATCTTCTCAGAAG tTTTTTCCGTCACATTGTTTGTCAGAGATCCATGAGTTGTTTCGGTTCCGTTGGGTTGAACCGGGTCAGTCGTCACCTGGAGGTTTAGTTCCAGGAAGCACAGGAAGTCATTATTAA
- the arpin gene encoding arpin isoform X4, with product MFPADLPDVDETHLTSASGLYLSAVESEPETNKWFYSGHTSKVEIKAANIRQLQLFEDDQNPCVLLGLHPPDDPAQVVAVYLHDRWWSLDDALQTCSKSRNGLMSVESMAERVMVFLLSRLLDKPSAGEDLFRLHPRTESCKLLWRDGQALGFYSVKHKVVKRFLQQHEEHRERLYEVEAPGGWTQRRNIWLNIQLGRYSIGPEEEESPTSAETRKNEPDESSQKFFPSHCLSEIHELFRFRWVEPGQSSPGGLVPGSTGSHY from the exons ATGTTTCCTGCCGACCTGCCAGATGTGGATGAAACTCATCTCACATCTGCTTCTGGGCTCTACCTGTCAGCTGTGGAGTCAGAACCAGAAACCAACAAGTGGTTCTACTCAGGACACACCTCAAAG GTGGAGATAAAAGCAGCTAATATCAggcagctgcagctgtttgagGACGACCAGAATCCCTGTGTTCTACTGGGGCTTCATCCACCTGATGATCCAGCACAAG TGGTGGCTGTTTACCTGCACGACAGGTGGTGGAGTTTGGACGACGCCCTGCAGACGTGCAGTAAATCCAGGAACGGCCTGATGTCG GTGGAGTCGATGGCGGAGAGGGTGATGGTGTTTCTGCTCAGTCGGCTGCTGGACAAACCTTCAGCGGGGGAGGATTTGTTCCGGCTTCATCCTCGCACTGAGAGCTGCAAACTGCTGTGGAGGGACGGCCAGGCGCTCGGCTTCTACAGCGTCAAACACAAAG tggtCAAGAGGTTCCTGCAGCAGCATGAGGAGCATCGTGAGCGTCTGTACGAGGTCGAAGCTCCAGGAGGTTGGACTCAGCGCCGAAACATCTGGCTCAACATCCAGCTGGGACGCTACTCCATCG GCCCTGAAGAAGAGGAAAGTCCAACATCAGCAGAGACACGAAAGAACGAACCCGACGAATCTTCTCAGAAG tTTTTTCCGTCACATTGTTTGTCAGAGATCCATGAGTTGTTTCGGTTCCGTTGGGTTGAACCGGGTCAGTCGTCACCTGGAGGTTTAGTTCCAGGAAGCACAGGAAGTCATTATTAA
- the arpin gene encoding arpin isoform X6 encodes MSVESMAERVMVFLLSRLLDKPSAGEDLFRLHPRTESCKLLWRDGQALGFYSVKHKGSLCDTWSSCCYLLPVLDTLLVRRSCRRRGFGLQMVQDFCSMFPTEEFLGISSPLSASMVAVVKRFLQQHEEHRERLYEVEAPGGWTQRRNIWLNIQLGRYSIGPEEEESPTSAETRKNEPDESSQKFFPSHCLSEIHELFRFRWVEPGQSSPGGLVPGSTGSHY; translated from the exons ATGTCG GTGGAGTCGATGGCGGAGAGGGTGATGGTGTTTCTGCTCAGTCGGCTGCTGGACAAACCTTCAGCGGGGGAGGATTTGTTCCGGCTTCATCCTCGCACTGAGAGCTGCAAACTGCTGTGGAGGGACGGCCAGGCGCTCGGCTTCTACAGCGTCAAACACAAAG GAAGCCTGTGCGACACCTGGAGCAGCTGCTGTTACCTGCTGCCGGTTCTGGACACTCTGCTGGTccggaggagctgcaggaggagaggaTTCGGCCTCCAGATGGTCCAGGATTTCTGCTCCATGTTCCCCACAGAGGAATTTCTGGGAATCAGTTCTCCGTTATCAGCCAGCATGGTGGCAG tggtCAAGAGGTTCCTGCAGCAGCATGAGGAGCATCGTGAGCGTCTGTACGAGGTCGAAGCTCCAGGAGGTTGGACTCAGCGCCGAAACATCTGGCTCAACATCCAGCTGGGACGCTACTCCATCG GCCCTGAAGAAGAGGAAAGTCCAACATCAGCAGAGACACGAAAGAACGAACCCGACGAATCTTCTCAGAAG tTTTTTCCGTCACATTGTTTGTCAGAGATCCATGAGTTGTTTCGGTTCCGTTGGGTTGAACCGGGTCAGTCGTCACCTGGAGGTTTAGTTCCAGGAAGCACAGGAAGTCATTATTAA